A genomic segment from Castor canadensis chromosome 1, mCasCan1.hap1v2, whole genome shotgun sequence encodes:
- the Bend3 gene encoding BEN domain-containing protein 3, giving the protein MNSTEFSEDVEKVLKNNNSVKVETEAEDGALDCSLNSRTSEKQLLDSICPALQDSSKRKQLGSDSQPDSVSSVKRRRLIPEALLAGMRNRENSSPCQGNGEQAGRGRSVGSVWPGGEEEPCQDANTPSYKKPLYGISHKIMEKKNPPAGDPLSTYELFEKVNPSNSPSPLRLLNESQKRDCGSAGAATDGDPNIYFLIQKMFYMLNTLTSNMSQLHSKVDLLSLEVSRIKKQVSPSELVAKFQPPPEYQLTAAELKQIVDQSLSGGDLACRLLVQLFPELFSDVDFSRGCSACGFAAKRKLESLHLQLIRNYVEVYYPSVKDTAVWQAECLPQLNDFFSRFWAQREMEDSQPGSQVPGFFEAEQVDAGHFLDTKDQEEALSLDRSSTIASDHVVDTQDLTEFLDEASSPGEFAVFLLHRLFPELFDHRKLGEQYSCYGDGGKQELDPQRLQIIRNYTEIYFPDMQEEEAWLQQCAQRINDELEGLGLEGGSEGEAPRDDCYDSSSLPDDISVVKVEDSFEGERPGRRSKKIWLVPIDFDKLDIPPPDFEVPGTDCLLGKEQLRSIYESSLSIGNFASRLLVHLFPELFTHENLRKQYNCSGSLGKKQLDPARIRLIRHYVQLLYPRAKNDRVWTLEFVGKLDERCRRRDTEQRRSYQQQRKVHVPGPECRDLASYAINPERFREEFEGPPLPPERSSKDFCKIPLEELVVPSPDFPVPSPYLLSDKEVREIVQQSLSVGNFAARLLVRLFPELFTAENLRLQYNHSGACNKKQLDPTRLRLIRHYVEAVYPVEKMEEVWHYECIPSIDERCRRPNRKKCDILKKAKKVEK; this is encoded by the exons ATGAACTCAACTGAATTCAGTGAAGATgtagaaaaag TTCTAAAAAATAACAACAGTGTGAAGGTGGAGACAGAGGCTGAAGATGGTGCGCTGGACTGCTCACTGAATTCCAGGACTTCTGAGAAGCAACTTCTGGACAGCATCTGCCCTGCCCTCCAGGACTCTAGCAAGCGAAAGCAGCTGGGCAGTGATAGCCAGCCAGACTCTGTCTCCAGCGTGAAGAGGAGGCGGCTGATACCCGAG GCCTTGCTGGCAGGCATGCGGAACCGAGAGAACAGCTCGCCCTGCCAGGGCAATGGAGAGCAGGCTGGCAGGGGCAGGAGCGTGGGCTCCGTGTGGCCCGGGGGGGAGGAGGAGCCCTGCCAAGATGCAAACACCCCTTCCTACAAGAAGCCTCTCTATGGCATCTCGCACAAGATCATGGAGAAGAAGAACCCCCCCGCGGGGGACCCGCTGAGCACCTACGAGCTCTTCGAGAAGGTGAACCCCAGCAACAGCCCCTCCCCGCTGAGGCTGCTGAACGAGTCTCAGAAACGGGACTGTGGCAGTGCCGGAGCGGCCACTGACGGCGACCCCAACATCTACTTCCTGATCCAGAAGATGTTCTACATGCTCAACACACTCACCTCCAACATGTCCCAGCTGCACAGCAAGGTGGACCTGCTCTCCCTGGAGGTGAGCCGCATCAAGAAGCAGGTGAGCCCCTCTGAGCTGGTGGCCAAATTCCAGCCGCCCCCCGAGTACCAGCTCACCGCAGCCGAGCTCAAGCAGATCGTGGACCAGAGCCTGTCCGGGGGCGACCTGGCCTGCCGCCTGCTGGTGCAGCTCTTCCCCGAGCTCTTCAGCGACGTGGACTTCTCCCGGGGCTGCAGCGCCTGCGGCTTTGCGGCCAAGCGGAAGCTGGAGTCCTTGCACCTGCAGCTCATCCGCAACTACGTGGAGGTGTACTACCCGTCGGTGAAGGACACGGCCGTGTGGCAGGCCGAGTGCTTGCCGCAGCTCAACGACTTCTTCAGCCGCTTCTGGGCCCAGCGGGAGATGGAGGACAGCCAGCCAGGCAGCCAGGTCCCCGGCTTCTTTGAAGCCGAGCAGGTGGACGCTGGCCACTTCCTGGACACCAAGGACCAGGAGGAGGCCCTGTCTCTGGACCGCAGCAGCACCATCGCCTCAGACCATGTGGTGGACACGCAGGACCTCACCGAGTTCCTGGACGAAGCCTCCTCCCCGGGCGAGTTTGCTGTCTTCCTCCTGCACCGACTCTTCCCCGAGCTCTTCGACCACCGGAAGCTGGGCGAGCAGTACAGCTGCTACGGCGACGGCGGCAAGCAGGAGCTGGACCCGCAGAGGCTGCAGATCATCCGCAACTACACGGAGATCTACTTCCCCGACATGCAGGAGGAGGAGGCCTGGCTGCAGCAGTGTGCACAGCGCATCAACGACGAGCTGGAGGGCCTGGGGCTGGAGGGGGGCAGCGAGGGGGAGGCCCCGCGAGATGACTGCTACGACTCCTCCAGCCTGCCCGACGACATCTCCGTGGTCAAGGTGGAGGACAGCTTCGAAGGGGAGCGCCCCGGCCGGCGCTCCAAGAAGATCTGGCTGGTGCCCATCGACTTTGACAAGCTGGACATCCCGCCGCCCGACTTCGAGGTGCCGGGCACCGACTGCCTGCTCGGCAAGGAGCAGCTGCGCAGCATCTACGAAAGCAGCCTGTCCATCGGCAACTTCGCGTCGCGCCTGCTCGTGCACCTCTTCCCCGAGCTCTTCACCCACGAAAACCTGCGCAAGCAGTACAACTGCAGCGGCTCGCTGGGCAAGAAGCAGCTGGACCCCGCCCGCATCCGCCTCATCCGCCACTACGTGCAGCTGCTCTACCCCCGCGCCAAAAACGACCGTGTCTGGACACTGGAGTTCGTGGGCAAGCTGGACGAGCGCTGCCGGCGCCGGGACACCGAGCAGCGGCGCTCCTACCAGCAGCAGCGCAAGGTGCACGTGCCGGGCCCCGAGTGCAGGGACCTGGCAAGCTATGCAATCAACCCCGAGAGGTTCCGAGAGGAGTTTGAGGGGCCCCCGTTGCCCCCCGAAAGGAGCAGCAAGGACTTCTGCAAGATCCCCCTGGAGGAGCTGGTGGTGCCCTCGCCCGACTTCCCGGTGCCTTCCCCCTACCTGCTGTCGGACAAGGAGGTGCGCGAGATCGTGCAGCAGAGCCTGTCAGTGGGCAACTTTGCTGCCCGGCTCCTCGTCAGGCTCTTCCCCGAACTCTTCACCGCAGAGAACCTCCGGCTGCAGTACAACCATTCCGGCGCTTGCAACAAGAAGCAACTGGACCCCACGCGGCTGCGGCTCATCCGCCACTACGTGGAGGCCGTCTACCCCGTggagaagatggaggaggtgTGGCACTATGAATGTATCCCCAGCATCGACGAGCGGTGTCGCCGCCCCAACAGAAAAAAGTGCGACATCCTCAAGAAAGCCAAGAAAGTGGAGAAGTGA